A region of Culicoides brevitarsis isolate CSIRO-B50_1 chromosome 1, AGI_CSIRO_Cbre_v1, whole genome shotgun sequence DNA encodes the following proteins:
- the LOC134830800 gene encoding acylpyruvase FAHD1, mitochondrial — MAANNLEKCRKIVGAGVNYWNFVQQTGGKAPVQPVIFLKPTSSLVTATNDLAKDVVLIPKIFQNINFEAELGIVIGKSGKNIPKEKAFDHISGYCLSLDMTGMEFITKARENCLPWALGKAFDTATPVSAVLPKDAFNPNDVKVWSKINGVTKQEESTKGMIFSIPELVEFISSYMSLEENDLILTGTPAGAGKVEENDVIECGLGDVVSMKFVVKREN; from the exons ATGGCAGccaataatttagaaaaatgtcGCAAAATTGTCGGTGCTGGAGTCAATTATtg gaacTTTGTTCAACAAACGGGCGGAAAAGCACCTGTCCAACCCGTAATTTTCCTCAAACCGACCTCATCTCTCGTTACTGCCACGAATGACCTTGCCAAGGACGTTGTATTGATCCCAAAAATCTTCCAAAATATCAACTTTGAAGCGGAATTGGGAATTGTCATTGGCAAATCTGGCAAGAACATCCCAAAAGAGAAGGCATTCGATCACATTTCCGGATATTGTCTCTCTTTGGACATGACGGGAATggaatttatcacaaaagcaCGCGAAAATTGCTTGCCATGGGCTCTTGGAAAGGCATTTGACACTGCAACACCCGTAAGTGCCGTGCTACCAAAAGATGCATTTAATCCGAATGACGTAAaagtttggagcaaaattaatGGTGTCACAAAACAAGAAGAATCCACGAAGGGGATGATATTTTCTATACCCGAATTGGTTGAATTTATCTCGTCGTACATGAGTTTGGAAGAAAACGACTTGATTTTGACGGGAACTCCCGCAGGTGCGGGAAAAGTTGAGGAAAATGACGTCATTGAGTGTGGTTTGGGCGACGTAGTTTCCATGAAATTTGTCGTAAAACgcgaaaattga
- the LOC134830789 gene encoding phospholipid phosphatase 5, which produces MIQAILEIIPEIRKVRWTEVFIRFFLLYIFIQMEFLTPFQRVIQPEELWQYKYPKSGDYVSAKWLFGFIIPFPMVFLTLIYLVKRDKADFMAGNLAYSLAVGLNGFITDCMKITVGRPRPDFYWRCFPNDDYNAAMNCTNPNLRDVLQGRKSFPSGHASFAFLAFGFIAFYFMGKLKVFNEDGRGSGTRLSFCLAPLMIAVLIAISRTCDYHHHYTDVLVGSFIGLAIAYLCYRQYYPSFESKLCNIPYPRRSNQVEKRKESKETKNEKKVSQPSGSDSETKALL; this is translated from the exons atgattcaagCAATTTTGGAAATCATTCCCGAAATCCGTAAAGTTCGATGGACCGAAGttttcataagattttttttgttgtacatttttat ACAAATGGAATTTTTGACGCCCTTTCAACGCGTCATCCAACCTGAGGAGCTCTGGCAATACAAATATCCCAAATCCGGCGATTATGTGTCGGCAAAATGGCTTTTTGGCTTCATAATTCCGTTCCCCATGGTGTTTTTGACGCTGATTTATTTGGTGAAACGCGACAAAGCGGACTTTATGGCGGGCAATTTGGCATATAGCTTGGCTGTCGGCTTAAATGGCTTCATTACGGATTGCATGAAGATAACGGTAGGACGCCCAAGACCCGATTTCTATTGGAGATGCTTCCCAAATGACGACTACAATGCCGCCATGAATTGCACAAACCCGAATTTGAGGGATGTTTTGCAGGGAAGGAAGAGTTTTCCATCGGGACATGCTTCAT ttgCTTTCCTCGCATTTGGCTTTATCGCATTTTATTTCAtgggaaaattaaaagtattcaACGAAGATGGTCGTGGATCAGGAACTCGCTTGTCTTTCTGCCTTGCACCGTTGATGATTGCTGTTCTCATTGCCATCAGTCGAACCTGTGACTATCATCATCACTACACAGATGTCTTGGTTGGCTCTTTTATTGGCTTAGCGATTGCTTATCTCTGTTATCGTCAGTATTATCCGTCATTCGAGTCAAAATTATGCAACATTCCGTATCCGAGACGCTCGAATCAGGTCGAAAAACGCAAGGAAAGCAAAGAAACCAAAAACGAGAAGAAAGTTTCGCAGCCATCGGGATCAGATTCTGAAACAAAAGCGCttttatag
- the LOC134830811 gene encoding coiled-coil domain-containing protein 115: MEHLSKSDKNLLLDKLTLHMLDLVEQEVQLKIQIEKIIKEGELNLAKTRYTKGSNSISVMQLPTEDSKEFKALSTVEEAKNDIGSPEFRLNRHPIDKEAGFIDPSKWFGVLMPASFSQAKNDFNKGVDLSVECANVQVELATTMRNIESLKKEIKSS, translated from the coding sequence ATGGAGCACTTGAGCAAATCCGACAAAAATCTCCTTTTGGACAAATTGACGCTTCATATGCTCGATCTCGTCGAGCAGGAGGTGCAATTGAAGATTCAAATCGAGAAAATCATCAAGGAGGGCGAATTAAATCTCGCCAAAACGCGCTATACCAAAGGAAGCAACTCGATCTCTGTCATGCAACTTCCCACGGAGGACAGTAAGGAGTTCAAGGCTTTGTCAACTGTGGAAGAAGCCAAAAATGACATTGGAAGTCCTGAATTTCGCTTAAACCGACATCCCATAGACAAAGAAGCTGGCTTTATTGATCCCTCGAAATGGTTTGGAGTGTTGATGCCTGCGAGTTTTAGTCAAGCAAAGAACGATTTTAACAAAGGAGTTGATTTGAGTGTCGAATGTGCGAATGTTCAAGTCGAACTGGCAACTACCATGAGAAATATCGAAAGTCtgaagaaagaaataaaaagtagTTAG
- the LOC134834933 gene encoding uncharacterized protein LOC134834933, producing the protein MVNYLKFGSIVQLVIIIQQIHEGVHAYGYSIELGLNTPLVVNNYLRLTGTLMRNGKIAEKDDARRIHIFLDDREVQAFDSAESQFSLSLEAGKAPLRIGAHSLRVVWKQFTIGRMFEITLAATNTVVNVTELFTGSMVIQQEGLTRDTKFVSVEQPVTHMINISDTDMAVLKNASYYEVYWFLNCKYIGMTNTLSLTMMYEGDDESFEMQALIVSSPDPLPEPTTTTTTTTTTTTTTTTTTTTTPSTTTTSSTTTTTTPKPTTTTTPVTTSTTHKIAKRDIEVDPKAALEQQTEVKNILNITGTHKMHGLIVSQLHDVQLDEDLPYVCMNKSNIAPDPKKTYGLFSRTILPRHPIHNVTITGNNWIKHGEMLNLNFKCAGKPSPGFFECINLYDGIHNVTDNETCKGAPSKTDQCDVSFQHYYGDQEKHTVVVIIWNDVSRQVARTVVNIYKVTSHSPLSVIVVPISFVLLAVILVIFGIAYYIQNRNRYLVEVADFNFGDTQSIDMEYKTFRQRLLESMIDTFSNLRPTRRHDIDESGHDDPDSSLRYGSMT; encoded by the exons atggtaaactACCTGAAATTCGGTTCCATTGTTCAGCTCGTAATTATCATTCAACAAATTCACGAAG GCGTTCATGCATATGGCTATTCGATTGAACTGGGTCTCAATACGCCGCTCGTGGTGAATAATTATCTCCGATTGACGGGAACTCTTATGCGAAATGGCAAAATTGCCGAAAAGGATGATGCGAGACGGATTCACATCTTCTTGGATGATCGAGAAGTGCAA gcCTTTGATTCTGCTGAATCGCAGTTTTCTTTGAGTCTTGAAGCGGGTAAAGCTCCTTTGCGGATCGGAGCTCATAGTTTGCGGGTCGTATGGAAACAATTTACGATCGGAAGAATGTTTGAAATCACGCTGGCAGCCACAAATACGGTAGTTAATGTAACAGAACTCTTTACGGGAAGCATGGTTATTCAGCAGGAAGGACTTACGAGAGATACGAAATTTGTATCTGTCGAACAACCGGTGACGCACATGATAAATATCTCCGATACGGACATGGCTGTATTGAAAAACGCCTCTTACTACGAAGTTTATTGGTTTTTGAACTGTAAATATATCGGAATGACCAACACGTTGAGTCTAACGATGATGTATGAAGGCGATGATGAGAGTTTTGAGATGCAGGCGCTCATTGTTTCATCGCCAGATcct ttacctGAGCCAACAActactacaacaacaactacgacgacgacaacgactacAACTACAACTACGACAACAACTCCT tCAACTACGACAACTTCTTCTACGACTACAACTACAACTCCGAAGCCGACAACTACGACGACGCCTGTAACTACTTCAACAACTcataaaatagcaaaaagAGACATTGAAGTAGATCCCAAAGCAGCGCTCGAGCAACAAACGGAGgtcaaaaatatcttaaacaTCACCGGAACTCACAAAATGCACGGATTAATCGTTTCTCAACTGCATGATGTTCAATTAGACGAGGATTTGCCTTATGTGTGCATGAATAAGAGCAATATAGCACCCGATCCGAAAAAAACTTATGGACTTTTTTCGCGAACAATTCTGCCAAGAC ATCCAATTCACAACGTCACAATAACCGGTAACAATTGGATAAAGCACGGCGAAATgcttaatttgaatttcaagtgTGCCGGAAAACCGTCTCCCGGCTTCTTCGAATGCATCAACTTGTACGACGGCATTCACAATGTCACGGATAACGAAACGTGCAAAGGAGCGCCCTCAAAAACGGATCAATGTGATGTCTCGTTCCAGCATTATTACGGAGATCAGGAGAAACATACCGTCGTTGTGATCATTTGGAATGACGTTTCGCGTCAAGTTGCCAGAACTGTCGTTAATATCtacaaag taacatCACATTCCCCATTATCCGTCATCGTCGTTCCCATTTCCTTCGTCTTGCTTGCTGTGATTCTGGTCATCTTCGGTATCGCTTACTACATCCAAAACCGTAATCGTTACCTCGTGGAGGTAGCTGACTTCAATTTTGGCGACACACAATCGATTGATATGGAGTACAAGACATTCCGTCAAAGACTGTTGGAGAGCATGATCGATACTTTTAGTAATTTACGGCCCACACGACGTCACGACATCGATGAGTCAGGACATGATGATCCAGATTCGTCGCTGAGGTATGGCTCGATGACATAA